A segment of the Hallerella succinigenes genome:
AACGAAGATCGACCTTCCGACTGCAAACCCGGATAAGATCCGCGCTCAGCTCGCGGACCGTGGTGTCGAAGTCGAACAGTGGGGTGGTACCGTGAGCTGTATCGAAGTTTCGGCTCGTACCGGTCAAGGTATGCCACAGCTTTTGGAAACCCTCGCTCTCGAAGCAGAAGTCTTGGAACTCAAGGCTTCGAAGTCCGCACGTGCCCGTGGCGCGGTCGTGGAATCCAAGCTAGATGCGGGTAAGGGTTCTATGGCAACCGTCTTGATTCAGAATGGTACTCTCCACATCGGTGACCCGTTTGTTTGCGGTGTCTATGCGGGTCGAGTTCGTGCGATGTTCGATGACCATGGTAAGCAGATGAAGGAAGCGGGCCCGTCCGCTCCGTGTCAGGTTCTCGGCTTTGACGGTACTCCGCAGGCAGGCGACGAACTCAGCGTGGTGGAAGATGAAAAGACCGCACGTGAAATTGCTTCCAAGCGTCGTATGGCGGCTCGTGAACGCGATCTCCGCGCTCGTAAGTCGATTTCTCTCGAATCCGCTTATGAAGGCGTCAAGAACGGTACGGTTTCTGAACTCAATTTGATCATCAAGGCAGACGTGGGCGGTTCTTCTGAAGCGATCGCTGCAAGCCTTGAAAAGCTTTCGAACAGCGAAGTCAAGGTCAACATTATCCGCAAGGGCGTCGGTGCGATTACCGATTCCGATATCTTGCTCGCTTCGACTTCTCAGGCTGTGATCGTCGCGTTCCACTTGATGCCGTCGCTCTCTGTGCGTGAAATGGCTCAGAAGGAAGGCATTCAGATTAAGACTTACCGCATTATTTACGAAATCATCGACGATATCAAGAATACGGTGGAAGGTCTTCTGAAGCCGACGACTCGCGAAGAGCTCACCGGCGAAGCCGAAATCCGCCAGCTGTTCAAGATTCCGAAGATCGGTATCATCGCAGGCTGTATGGTGACGGATGGCGAAGTCGACCGGAACAGCCATGTGCATGTTTACCGCAACGGCGTCGAACTCGGTTCTACCGTGGTTCAGTCCCTCAAGCGTCACAAGGACGATGCGAAGTCCGTTGCCCGCGGCTTTGAATGCGGTATCGGTCTTAAGGGTTATGACAACCTCCAGGAAGGCGATATGCTTATGTTCTTCAAGGAAGTTACCGTTGCCCGTACACTCGCAGACGTTGCACGTGATGAAGCTGCCGCCAAGGCCGCTGCAGAAGCGAAGAAGGCCGCTGAAGAAAAGAAGGATGCTTAATGCCTCGTAATTCTCACAGCCATTCCAACCGCCGTGTACCGCGTACTGTCCGCTTGGACGAACAGTTCCGCGAAGAAATCAGCAAGCTCCTGATGAAGGGCTTGAAGGATCCGCGGATCGGTTTTGTAACGATTAGCCGTGTGGAAATCACGAACGATCTGAGCTATGCGAAAGTCTTTATTTCCGTGCTCGGTTCCGATCGTGAAAAGGCGGCGTCCTTGATTGGACTCCGCAATTCCGCGGGTTTTATTCGCACGTACCTCGGCAAGGCCTTGAAAATTCGCAAGATCCCACAGCTCTCGTTCCTGTTGGACGAAAGCCTCGATCATGCGATGCATATCGAAGAAATTCTCGCCGAATTAAAGGAACAGGGTGAACTCTAACCTT
Coding sequences within it:
- the rbfA gene encoding 30S ribosome-binding factor RbfA; this encodes MPRNSHSHSNRRVPRTVRLDEQFREEISKLLMKGLKDPRIGFVTISRVEITNDLSYAKVFISVLGSDREKAASLIGLRNSAGFIRTYLGKALKIRKIPQLSFLLDESLDHAMHIEEILAELKEQGEL